In a single window of the Luteitalea sp. genome:
- a CDS encoding twin-arginine translocation signal domain-containing protein has translation MTRTTVPIASAARIRDMKKQQTRRDFLKTTTLASATAASFTASSYAQIVGANDRINAALIGCGGISESHLRALLGMRQQNNVNILAVCDVYETRARNFQDQIWTVGGKAQLVKDYRKILDMKEVDTVSICTPEHWHARQALDGLDAGKHVYCEKPMTHTVEDSLAVADKVKQTGLKLQVDVQGMSDDSYASAYEAIQAGKLGPIVAAQIDYVRNYPAERGPWRTGVDPNLPKPPDLDWEAWLGPAPKRPWSAPRYYEWRNYKDYSGGVATDLFVHRLTRILKACGLTFPSRVAGMGGIYLWNDGRELPDNFEMLAEYPAVKSVTPGMTVHILGTMANGRKIDHLIRGHKATLIFTSDGWEIVDEESGEVVETHKKTGAENIPLHYRNFHAAIRQGEALNCPASLGLYGVVAVAGANQSWFERRLLTWDAATRKWT, from the coding sequence ATGACAAGGACAACTGTTCCAATCGCGTCCGCGGCGAGGATACGTGATATGAAGAAACAACAAACCCGTCGAGATTTTCTCAAAACCACAACGCTGGCTTCGGCCACCGCGGCCTCCTTCACGGCGTCCAGTTATGCGCAGATCGTGGGGGCCAACGATCGGATCAACGCGGCCCTCATCGGGTGTGGAGGTATCAGCGAATCGCACCTTCGCGCCCTCCTGGGCATGCGCCAGCAGAACAACGTGAACATCCTCGCCGTCTGCGATGTGTACGAAACACGCGCCCGGAACTTTCAGGATCAGATCTGGACGGTGGGGGGCAAGGCGCAACTGGTCAAGGACTACCGCAAGATCCTCGATATGAAGGAGGTGGACACCGTCTCCATTTGTACGCCGGAGCACTGGCATGCACGTCAGGCTCTGGACGGCCTGGACGCGGGAAAGCATGTCTACTGCGAGAAGCCGATGACCCATACGGTGGAGGACTCCCTCGCCGTGGCCGACAAGGTCAAGCAGACGGGATTGAAGCTCCAGGTGGACGTCCAGGGCATGAGCGACGACAGCTATGCCAGCGCGTACGAGGCCATCCAGGCGGGAAAGCTGGGTCCCATTGTGGCCGCCCAAATCGACTACGTCCGGAATTATCCCGCCGAGCGCGGTCCCTGGCGAACGGGCGTCGATCCGAATCTCCCCAAGCCTCCGGACTTGGACTGGGAAGCCTGGCTGGGACCGGCGCCCAAGCGGCCGTGGAGCGCCCCGCGCTATTACGAGTGGCGCAACTACAAGGACTATTCGGGTGGGGTTGCCACGGATCTGTTCGTCCATCGGCTGACGCGCATCCTCAAGGCCTGTGGCCTGACCTTCCCCTCACGCGTGGCGGGCATGGGAGGGATTTACCTCTGGAACGACGGTCGAGAGCTGCCGGACAACTTCGAGATGCTCGCGGAATACCCCGCTGTGAAGAGTGTCACCCCGGGAATGACGGTTCACATCCTCGGAACCATGGCCAACGGCCGGAAGATCGACCACCTCATTCGAGGCCACAAGGCGACCTTGATCTTCACGTCGGACGGCTGGGAGATCGTGGATGAAGAGTCGGGCGAAGTCGTCGAGACTCACAAGAAGACCGGCGCCGAAAATATTCCTCTTCACTACCGCAATTTCCACGCGGCCATCCGCCAGGGCGAGGCCTTGAACTGCCCCGCCAGCTTGGGGCTGTACGGCGTTGTCGCCGTGGCAGGCGCCAACCAGTCCTGGTTCGAGCGGCGCCTGCTGACGTGGGATGCGGCTACACGCAAGTGGACGTAG
- a CDS encoding amidohydrolase family protein, whose product MNLAHPHEPGRAHSLEGRVVDTHVHVWTSDVQRYPLAPRWTMRDMDPPSFTPEELLTQCRPAGVGRINLVQMSFYGDDHRYLLDAVARYPQVFAATGLLPDVVSEDARPLERIRELWASGIRAVRLVGGSLERRGKDWMAHPHYEALYRFGAEQRVILSFQVNPADLSEIDRLCRRFPDTPVLIDHVARIGLDDTDVDAAIRMLCDCARHRSIRVKLGAFYALSRTGPPYLDLLPLIERVVASFGPERCMWESDAPFQTQGPHDYNSSLSLIRDHAPFLSESDKEQILWRTAESLFFTGV is encoded by the coding sequence ATGAACCTCGCGCATCCACACGAACCGGGGCGGGCACACTCGCTCGAGGGACGCGTCGTCGACACTCACGTTCACGTCTGGACGTCGGACGTCCAGCGCTACCCTCTGGCTCCCCGTTGGACGATGCGCGATATGGACCCACCGAGCTTCACGCCGGAAGAGCTGTTGACGCAGTGTCGTCCGGCGGGCGTCGGACGAATCAACCTGGTCCAGATGTCCTTCTACGGAGACGACCATCGCTATCTGCTCGACGCCGTGGCTCGTTATCCGCAAGTCTTCGCCGCCACGGGCCTTTTACCCGACGTCGTCTCCGAGGACGCCCGCCCGCTCGAGCGCATACGGGAGCTGTGGGCGTCCGGCATCCGCGCCGTTCGACTGGTCGGCGGCAGCCTCGAGCGCCGAGGGAAGGACTGGATGGCGCACCCGCACTACGAGGCTCTCTATCGCTTTGGGGCGGAGCAGCGCGTCATCCTCAGCTTTCAAGTCAATCCGGCGGATCTCTCCGAAATCGACCGCCTCTGTCGTCGATTTCCAGACACGCCGGTGCTCATCGATCACGTGGCGCGAATCGGCCTGGACGACACAGACGTCGACGCGGCGATCCGGATGCTTTGTGATTGTGCACGTCACCGGAGCATTCGCGTCAAGCTGGGCGCGTTCTATGCTCTCAGTCGGACCGGACCGCCCTATCTCGATCTCCTACCACTCATCGAACGAGTCGTCGCATCGTTCGGACCTGAGCGTTGCATGTGGGAGTCCGATGCCCCATTTCAAACTCAGGGCCCGCATGACTACAACTCGTCGCTGAGCCTCATTCGTGATCATGCGCCTTTCCTGTCTGAATCCGACAAGGAGCAGATTCTTTGGAGGACGGCCGAATCGCTCTTCTTCACCGGGGTCTAA
- a CDS encoding sulfatase-like hydrolase/transferase → MSTPTARRLCCLSVSCLCVVQIQSAAAPIGGTATDRTTVVAPRLVPQGSAKPSRPNIVLILTDNHGAWTLGAYGNEDIRTPHIDRLAREGILFTRAFANNPVCSPTRATLLTGLMPSQHGVHRYLGRGGAQIGPGAYNTIEELDSLPSILADAGYITGLVGKWHLGANLNPQEGFTYWVTKPEGGSAGFYDQEIVEDGRIRVEPSYLTDFWTDHGVAFIEENKDRPFFLYLAYNGPYGLGQAMEEPIRNRHASRFADHRLPSMPRDAPHPWNYNYGEWMDNMQVRRKYAAEVSGIDDGVGRILETLERLRLEQSTLVIFMADQGLSGGHSGFWGMGDHTRPLTAFDWTFSIPLILRHPQVIPANQRSDLLVSNYDLFPTLLHYLDLESRISATGVRRPGRNLEDVLKGRSVAWENEVYFEFENVRAIRTDEWKYIERIHQEPNELYNLQNDPGERLNLYGDPETAAIRSRLQQKLSVFFQRHTDPKWDLWKGGGSKSDLITGDLFGIPRGQEGRQR, encoded by the coding sequence ATGAGCACACCGACGGCTAGACGACTGTGTTGTCTGAGCGTTTCTTGCTTGTGTGTCGTCCAGATACAATCGGCCGCCGCGCCTATCGGCGGCACGGCAACGGATCGAACCACAGTCGTCGCGCCGCGGCTCGTCCCGCAAGGCAGCGCGAAGCCGAGCCGCCCGAACATCGTTTTGATTCTGACCGACAATCACGGGGCGTGGACGCTCGGCGCATACGGGAACGAGGACATTCGCACACCGCACATCGACCGGCTCGCCCGGGAAGGCATCCTCTTTACCAGGGCGTTTGCCAACAACCCTGTGTGCTCGCCGACCCGCGCGACCCTCTTGACAGGATTGATGCCCTCGCAGCACGGCGTGCATCGGTACCTCGGGCGAGGGGGAGCGCAGATCGGACCCGGCGCCTATAACACCATCGAGGAGCTCGACTCGCTCCCGAGCATCCTCGCCGACGCCGGTTACATCACTGGACTGGTTGGCAAGTGGCACCTGGGGGCTAACCTCAACCCACAGGAAGGCTTCACGTATTGGGTGACCAAGCCCGAAGGAGGCAGTGCAGGATTCTACGATCAGGAGATCGTGGAAGATGGCCGGATTCGTGTCGAGCCGTCCTATCTGACCGACTTCTGGACCGACCATGGTGTGGCGTTCATCGAAGAGAACAAGGACCGACCGTTCTTTCTCTACTTGGCGTATAACGGTCCGTATGGCCTCGGGCAGGCGATGGAGGAGCCGATCCGAAACCGGCACGCCTCACGATTTGCGGACCATCGCTTGCCGTCCATGCCCCGCGATGCTCCCCATCCCTGGAACTACAACTATGGAGAGTGGATGGACAACATGCAGGTCCGTCGTAAATACGCGGCCGAGGTGAGCGGCATCGACGACGGCGTTGGGCGAATACTGGAAACGCTCGAGAGACTGCGTCTCGAGCAGAGCACGCTGGTGATTTTCATGGCCGACCAGGGGCTCTCCGGCGGCCACAGCGGCTTCTGGGGCATGGGCGACCACACGCGTCCGCTCACGGCGTTCGACTGGACATTTTCGATCCCGCTGATCCTGCGGCACCCGCAGGTGATTCCCGCGAATCAGCGCAGCGATCTCTTGGTCAGCAACTACGACCTGTTTCCGACCTTGTTGCACTATCTCGATCTGGAATCCAGGATTTCAGCGACAGGCGTACGGCGCCCGGGTCGGAATCTGGAAGATGTCCTGAAGGGTCGTTCGGTGGCCTGGGAGAACGAGGTGTACTTCGAGTTCGAAAATGTCCGCGCCATACGGACGGATGAGTGGAAGTACATCGAACGTATTCACCAGGAGCCGAACGAGCTGTACAACCTTCAGAACGACCCTGGAGAGCGGCTCAACCTGTACGGAGACCCCGAAACCGCAGCCATTCGGTCGAGACTCCAGCAAAAGCTGTCTGTCTTCTTCCAACGCCACACGGATCCCAAGTGGGATCTGTGGAAAGGCGGCGGATCCAAGTCTGATCTGATCACTGGCGATCTATTCGGCATCCCGCGCGGTCAAGAGGGACGCCAGCGTTAG